Proteins found in one Parasteatoda tepidariorum isolate YZ-2023 chromosome 7, CAS_Ptep_4.0, whole genome shotgun sequence genomic segment:
- the LOC107444842 gene encoding uncharacterized protein, which yields MASKLLLFLFLFALGETQADYECSIQVIEEKIRHCFENFVTMLSDRPSDVEICRKVEAPINCLIEITNECLNDEEKPELDPYIQSLISKYNENCGYILAENCVQENNEFIMQCLVEDKLKVIAHLEARLDVAVYKCTWYNLIVQCITERTEDKCPEKGNDYMSEKLEGTLQKIKQLCDKQNSSYGIEFINFESLFEKKKK from the exons ATGGCATCAAAacttcttttgtttcttttcctctttg cTTTAGGTGAAACACAGGCAGATTATGAGTGTAGTATACAAGTGATCGAAGAAAAAATTCGACActgctttgaaaattttgtgaCAATGTTATCCGATCGTCCTTCAGATGTTGAAATCTGTAG AAAAGTGGAAGCTCCCATAAACTGCTTGATAGAAATCACTAATGAATGTCTAAATGATGAAGAGAAGCCAGAATTAGACCCTTATATTCAATCACTGATATCCAAATATAACGAAAATTGTGGCTATATTTTGG ctGAAAATTGTGTGCAGGAAAATAACGAATTCATAATGCAGTGCCTTGTCGAAGACAAATTGAAAGTAATTGCGCATCTGGAGGCAAGACTTGATGTAGCAGTCTACAAATGCAC TTGGTACAACTTGATCGTTCAATGCATCACAGAAAGAACTGAAGATAAGTGTCCAGAAAAAGGCAATGATTATATGAGTGAGAAATTAGAAGGCactctacaaaaaataaagcaattgtGTGACAAACAAAATTCATCCTATGGAATTGAATTTATCAATTTCGAATCTCTGTtcgaaaagaagaagaaatag